One Roseburia rectibacter DNA window includes the following coding sequences:
- a CDS encoding zinc ribbon domain-containing protein, producing the protein MEFFDKLSETIVSAGKDVGQKAKDVSGIAKLKMDIRSKEDFVEKQYAELGKAYYEKHKDEESVEGEEKTPEQENFFLITEALGEIERMRAEVFKLQGAVECPKCGAKMPQGAAFCSSCGTKMDDIFEE; encoded by the coding sequence ATGGAGTTTTTTGATAAGTTAAGCGAGACAATCGTGAGTGCAGGTAAGGATGTTGGTCAGAAAGCGAAGGATGTATCCGGGATCGCAAAGTTAAAGATGGATATCAGATCCAAAGAAGATTTTGTGGAAAAACAGTATGCGGAACTTGGAAAAGCATATTATGAGAAACACAAGGATGAAGAGAGCGTAGAAGGCGAAGAAAAGACACCGGAACAGGAGAACTTTTTCCTGATCACGGAGGCGCTTGGAGAGATTGAGCGCATGCGCGCAGAAGTATTTAAACTTCAGGGAGCCGTGGAATGTCCGAAATGTGGTGCCAAAATGCCACAGGGAGCAGCATTCTGCAGTAGCTGCGGAACAAAAATGGACGATATATTTGAGGAATAG
- a CDS encoding recombinase zinc beta ribbon domain-containing protein, whose protein sequence is MFSDKDAFDNKHGIMAYNRTDQEKGRATKYLPASEWIVSVGKHPRLIPGKVWVQIQESLECNKSKSFRKPRSNEALLTGLLFCSCGERMYPKMSKRKTADGKVIYTYVCKMKERSQRSVCNSKNANGNTLDMAVVEQIKMLAEDKDTFIAQLEQSRRFYTGNRMDYEQRLDEMRKEKAETEKKINSLVDALVDMGDSPAKAHVTKRIEQLNEEYQSLEKRIQELEGLTTQHALSDIEFDLMRQLLTVFKDGIDEMTIEQKRAAIRTIVRKVIWDGVNAHVVLFGVQDDEIEYPEIASVASDNTDDEDENEELVAFSDVDYEDDNTEDDRLGKTNPLSVSKTHWGEDSKCNTDGCKRRINILAG, encoded by the coding sequence TTGTTTTCAGACAAAGATGCCTTTGACAACAAGCATGGTATTATGGCGTACAACCGTACCGATCAGGAAAAAGGCAGAGCAACAAAGTACCTTCCTGCAAGTGAATGGATTGTATCTGTTGGCAAGCATCCGCGGCTGATTCCGGGTAAAGTGTGGGTACAGATTCAAGAATCTTTGGAATGCAATAAATCCAAATCCTTTAGAAAGCCACGCAGTAATGAAGCGCTTCTGACTGGCTTGCTATTCTGTAGCTGCGGTGAGCGTATGTATCCGAAAATGAGCAAGCGCAAAACTGCGGATGGAAAAGTAATTTATACCTATGTATGCAAAATGAAGGAACGCAGTCAGAGGTCTGTATGCAACAGCAAGAATGCCAATGGCAATACATTGGATATGGCTGTGGTCGAGCAGATTAAAATGCTTGCGGAGGATAAGGATACTTTCATTGCACAGTTGGAACAGAGCCGTAGATTCTATACCGGCAATCGCATGGACTATGAGCAGCGACTTGATGAAATGAGAAAGGAAAAGGCAGAAACCGAGAAGAAAATCAATTCTCTGGTAGACGCCCTTGTAGATATGGGCGACAGCCCTGCCAAGGCGCATGTAACCAAACGAATTGAGCAGTTGAACGAGGAATACCAGTCCCTTGAAAAACGTATTCAGGAACTGGAGGGTCTGACCACACAGCATGCTCTCAGCGATATTGAGTTTGACTTGATGCGTCAGCTGCTGACTGTCTTTAAGGATGGCATTGATGAAATGACCATAGAGCAGAAACGAGCAGCCATCCGCACCATCGTGCGTAAGGTTATCTGGGACGGAGTCAACGCTCATGTGGTTCTGTTTGGTGTGCAGGACGATGAAATCGAATACCCGGAAATCGCTTCTGTTGCTTCTGATAATACAGACGACGAGGACGAAAACGAGGAATTGGTGGCATTTTCTGATGTAGACTACGAAGATGACAATACGGAGGATGACCGCCTGGGAAAAACTAATCCCCTTAGTGTATCAAAAACGCATTGGGGGGAGGATAGCAAATGCAATACAGATGGATGCAAAAGAAGAATTAATATTTTGGCTGGATGA
- a CDS encoding NAD(P)/FAD-dependent oxidoreductase, with protein sequence MYDVIIIGAGVSGAAAARELSRYNAKVCVIEKEEDVCCGTSKANSAIVHAGYDAKEGSLMAKLNVRGNALMEQLSKDLDFPFKRIGSLVVCKDEEDMPNLKALYDRGVANGVPGLRILLKEEVHEMEPNLSDDIYAALYAPSAGIVCPFHLNIALAENANANGVEFKFDTEVTDLKKTGEIWEVHTNQGVFETKYVVNAAGVYADKFHNMVSEKKIHITPRRGDYCLLDKSAGNHVSHTIFALPGKYGKGILITPTVHGNLLLGPTAIDIEDKEGTNTTREGLDQVIAGANLNVKNIPMRQVITSFAGLRAHEDGHEFIIEEAEDAKGFIDCAGIESPGLTSSPAIGEMVAGLLKEKMHLEEKKDFIATRKGILNPNTLSKEERVALIKEKPEYGNIICRCEMITEGEIIDAIRRPLGAKSLDGVKRRTRAGMGRCQAGFCSPRTMEILARERGVSQSEITKSGGNSKIIVGTNKDRL encoded by the coding sequence ATGTATGACGTAATTATCATCGGAGCCGGTGTATCCGGCGCAGCAGCGGCGAGAGAATTGTCGCGTTATAATGCAAAAGTATGTGTGATAGAGAAAGAGGAAGATGTCTGCTGCGGCACATCCAAGGCAAACAGTGCAATCGTACATGCGGGATATGATGCAAAAGAAGGTTCCCTGATGGCAAAATTAAATGTACGGGGAAATGCCTTGATGGAGCAGCTTTCCAAAGATCTTGATTTTCCGTTTAAGCGGATAGGTTCTCTGGTTGTCTGCAAGGACGAGGAGGATATGCCAAATCTGAAGGCGCTTTATGACCGCGGTGTGGCAAACGGTGTGCCGGGACTGCGCATTTTATTGAAAGAGGAAGTACATGAAATGGAGCCAAATCTTTCGGATGATATCTATGCGGCTTTATATGCGCCGAGTGCCGGGATTGTCTGCCCATTTCATTTAAATATAGCACTGGCTGAGAATGCAAATGCAAACGGTGTGGAATTTAAGTTTGATACGGAAGTAACAGATCTGAAAAAAACAGGAGAGATCTGGGAGGTCCATACGAATCAGGGCGTGTTTGAAACAAAATATGTCGTCAATGCGGCAGGTGTTTATGCGGATAAATTTCACAATATGGTCAGTGAAAAGAAAATCCATATTACACCAAGACGCGGCGATTACTGCCTGCTTGACAAGAGTGCCGGAAACCATGTGAGCCACACGATCTTTGCACTTCCAGGTAAATATGGAAAAGGTATTCTGATCACGCCGACGGTACATGGAAACCTGTTATTAGGACCTACTGCGATTGATATTGAGGACAAAGAAGGAACGAACACGACAAGAGAAGGCTTAGATCAGGTTATCGCCGGGGCGAATCTGAATGTAAAAAATATTCCGATGCGTCAGGTTATCACTTCTTTTGCCGGACTTCGTGCACATGAAGATGGTCATGAGTTTATCATTGAAGAGGCAGAAGATGCAAAAGGCTTTATCGACTGTGCCGGAATCGAGTCACCTGGGCTTACGAGCAGTCCGGCGATCGGAGAAATGGTTGCAGGTCTGTTAAAAGAAAAAATGCATTTGGAAGAAAAGAAAGATTTTATCGCAACGCGCAAAGGCATCTTAAATCCAAATACTTTAAGCAAAGAAGAAAGAGTGGCCTTAATTAAGGAAAAACCGGAGTATGGCAATATTATCTGCCGCTGTGAGATGATCACCGAGGGAGAAATTATTGATGCCATCAGACGCCCGCTCGGTGCAAAATCACTAGATGGTGTCAAACGCCGCACAAGAGCCGGAATGGGACGCTGTCAGGCGGGATTCTGCTCGCCGAGAACAATGGAGATCTTAGCAAGAGAGCGCGGTGTGAGTCAGTCTGAGATCACAAAATCAGGCGGAAATTCAAAAATTATTGTCGGAACCAACAAGGACAGATTGTAA
- a CDS encoding manganese efflux pump MntP, giving the protein MAIFIELFLMGVGLSMDAFAVSICKGLGMRKVNKKQALVIGLFFGGFQALMPLIGWLLGSQFEKYITSIDHWIAFILLGVIGGKMIIESIKPDQEEDEVKELDAPLDLKEMFVLAVATSIDALAVGITFAFLDYPIVEAITIIGITTFCISIGGVYVGNFFGNKYEKKAEFAGGLILVLLGVRILLTHLGIL; this is encoded by the coding sequence ATGGCTATTTTTATTGAATTGTTCCTGATGGGCGTCGGGCTGTCCATGGATGCATTTGCAGTGTCGATCTGCAAAGGACTTGGGATGCGTAAGGTCAACAAGAAACAGGCACTTGTGATCGGGTTATTTTTTGGAGGATTTCAGGCATTGATGCCTCTTATCGGATGGCTTTTGGGAAGTCAGTTTGAAAAATATATCACAAGCATTGACCATTGGATCGCATTTATACTTCTTGGAGTGATCGGTGGTAAAATGATCATCGAATCCATAAAACCGGATCAGGAAGAGGATGAGGTAAAAGAACTGGATGCGCCACTCGATCTCAAAGAGATGTTTGTGCTTGCAGTTGCGACAAGTATTGATGCACTTGCAGTCGGGATCACATTTGCATTTCTGGACTATCCGATCGTGGAGGCAATCACGATCATTGGAATCACCACCTTTTGTATCTCGATTGGCGGGGTTTATGTTGGAAACTTTTTTGGAAACAAGTACGAAAAGAAAGCAGAGTTTGCCGGCGGACTGATCTTAGTATTGCTCGGTGTCAGAATCCTTTTGACACATCTGGGAATTTTATAA
- a CDS encoding SGNH/GDSL hydrolase family protein codes for MKEILCFGDSNTYGLIPGTKKRYDRDTRWTGLIEQELYGKGYRIIEEGLCGRTTVFEDELREGRKGAALLPTLLESHAPVDRVVLMLGTNDCKTFYNASAEVIGLGVERLVEQIRKADQNIRILLISPIQLGEGVWEPGYDPEFNEKSVEVSKGLKAVYQKVAEKYDCDFLAASDVAEPSKEDREHLNKEGHKKLAEAVLGVLAA; via the coding sequence ATGAAAGAAATATTATGCTTTGGAGATTCCAATACTTATGGTTTGATTCCTGGAACGAAAAAACGTTACGATAGAGATACAAGATGGACGGGACTGATCGAGCAGGAGCTGTATGGGAAAGGCTACCGCATCATTGAGGAAGGATTGTGCGGCAGGACAACGGTTTTTGAGGATGAGCTGCGTGAGGGAAGAAAAGGAGCTGCATTGCTGCCAACTCTTTTAGAGAGTCATGCACCGGTGGATCGTGTCGTTTTGATGCTTGGAACGAATGACTGCAAGACATTTTACAATGCCTCAGCAGAGGTGATCGGTCTTGGTGTGGAACGTCTGGTGGAGCAGATACGTAAGGCAGATCAGAATATCCGGATCTTATTGATCTCCCCGATACAGCTTGGGGAAGGTGTCTGGGAGCCGGGGTATGATCCGGAGTTTAATGAAAAGTCCGTGGAGGTATCGAAGGGACTGAAAGCAGTTTATCAGAAAGTTGCAGAAAAATATGACTGCGATTTCCTTGCAGCATCCGATGTGGCAGAGCCGAGTAAAGAGGACAGAGAACATCTGAATAAGGAAGGTCACAAAAAGCTGGCGGAGGCAGTGCTTGGAGTGCTGGCGGCGTAG
- a CDS encoding S8 family serine peptidase — protein MEHQRKDANIIFASLFIQTAGCEQTEYWKNKIHIEDVWKETYGNETIIVGIIDSGIDITSSDLQSVIYHNDQEISNNQVDDVVNAIKYGYNKGIRLFNCSWDMEVYSEKLYTIMKECSDVIFVCSGGKNSSNVDVQHVYPGCFELPNVICVGGLGINGKIYEFSGYGEKIDIYAPAEKVYCLMPEDTYTYSEGVSISVAYVTGIIALAKSINPTLKCEEIKNRLHKCYNEELNIPVLDVKKICIQE, from the coding sequence ATGGAACACCAGCGAAAGGATGCAAATATAATTTTTGCTTCATTATTTATACAGACTGCAGGATGCGAACAGACTGAATATTGGAAAAATAAAATACATATAGAAGATGTTTGGAAGGAAACATATGGAAATGAAACCATTATTGTGGGAATTATAGATAGTGGTATAGATATTACATCTTCTGATTTACAAAGTGTAATATATCATAACGATCAAGAAATTTCTAATAATCAAGTTGATGATGTGGTTAATGCAATTAAATATGGATATAATAAGGGAATTCGTCTTTTTAATTGTAGTTGGGATATGGAAGTATATAGTGAAAAATTATATACAATAATGAAAGAATGTTCAGATGTAATTTTTGTTTGCTCAGGTGGGAAAAATAGTTCTAATGTAGATGTACAACATGTGTATCCAGGTTGTTTTGAGTTACCCAATGTTATATGTGTAGGAGGTTTGGGGATAAATGGTAAAATATATGAGTTTTCTGGATATGGAGAAAAAATTGATATATATGCTCCGGCGGAGAAAGTATATTGTTTAATGCCGGAGGATACATATACTTATTCCGAAGGTGTGTCTATTTCAGTAGCATATGTTACAGGAATAATTGCATTGGCAAAAAGCATAAATCCTACATTGAAATGTGAAGAAATAAAAAATAGATTGCATAAGTGTTACAATGAGGAATTAAATATACCAGTATTAGACGTAAAGAAGATATGTATTCAGGAGTGA
- the glpK gene encoding glycerol kinase GlpK, producing MAKYVMALDAGTTSNRCILFNEKGEMCSVAQREFTQYFPQPGWVEHDADEIWASMLGVAVEAMNMINATAEDIAAIGITNQRETTIVWDKETGEPIHHAIVWQCRRTSEYCDTLKEKGLTDKFREKTGLVIDAYFSGTKVKWLLDNVPGARERAEKGELLFGTVETWLIWKLTKGAVHVTDYSNASRTMLFNINTLQWDDEILAELNIPKCMLPEPKPSSCIYGEADPSYLGGPIPIAGAAGDQQSALFGQTCFNAGEAKNTYGTGCFLLMNTGEKPVFSKNGLVTTIAWGLDGKVNYALEGSIFVAGAAIQWLRDELRVIDSAPDSEYMAKKVKDTNGCYVVPAFTGLGAPHWDQYARGTIVGITRGVNKYHIIRATLESLAYQVNDVLVAMKADSGIDLTALKVDGGASANDFLMQTQANIIDAPVNRPQCVETTAMGAAYLAGLAVGYWSSKEDVIKNWAIDKTFEPQIDAAKREEMIKGWNKAVKYAYGWAKED from the coding sequence ATGGCAAAATATGTAATGGCACTGGATGCTGGAACCACAAGCAACAGATGTATCCTGTTCAACGAGAAAGGTGAGATGTGCAGCGTGGCACAGAGGGAATTTACACAGTACTTCCCACAGCCGGGCTGGGTGGAACATGATGCAGATGAAATCTGGGCAAGTATGCTCGGTGTTGCAGTTGAGGCGATGAACATGATCAATGCGACAGCAGAGGATATTGCAGCAATCGGTATTACCAACCAGAGAGAGACAACGATCGTCTGGGATAAGGAAACAGGAGAGCCGATCCATCATGCGATCGTATGGCAGTGCCGCAGAACTTCAGAATATTGCGATACCTTAAAAGAAAAAGGACTTACCGATAAATTCAGGGAAAAAACAGGTCTTGTCATTGATGCATATTTTTCAGGCACGAAGGTAAAATGGCTGCTTGACAATGTACCGGGTGCAAGAGAGAGAGCCGAAAAAGGTGAATTATTATTCGGAACGGTAGAAACCTGGCTGATCTGGAAACTGACAAAAGGCGCTGTTCATGTGACCGATTATTCCAATGCATCCAGAACAATGTTATTTAATATCAACACTCTTCAGTGGGATGATGAGATTTTAGCAGAGTTAAATATTCCAAAATGTATGCTGCCGGAGCCAAAACCGTCAAGCTGTATTTACGGGGAGGCAGATCCTTCTTACCTTGGTGGACCGATCCCGATCGCAGGTGCTGCCGGAGACCAGCAGTCAGCATTGTTTGGTCAGACCTGTTTTAACGCAGGAGAGGCAAAGAATACATATGGAACCGGATGTTTCCTTTTAATGAACACAGGCGAAAAACCGGTATTTTCCAAGAATGGTCTGGTAACTACGATTGCATGGGGACTGGATGGAAAAGTTAATTACGCACTGGAAGGCTCTATTTTCGTGGCGGGGGCTGCGATCCAGTGGTTAAGAGATGAATTAAGAGTCATTGATTCTGCACCTGATTCGGAATACATGGCAAAGAAAGTAAAAGATACGAACGGCTGTTATGTAGTTCCGGCATTTACCGGTCTTGGTGCACCTCACTGGGATCAGTATGCAAGAGGTACGATCGTAGGTATTACCCGTGGCGTCAATAAATATCACATTATCCGTGCAACATTGGAATCTCTGGCATATCAGGTGAATGATGTTCTGGTTGCCATGAAAGCAGATTCCGGAATTGATCTTACCGCTTTGAAAGTTGACGGTGGAGCAAGTGCTAATGATTTCCTGATGCAGACACAGGCGAACATTATTGATGCGCCGGTAAATCGTCCGCAATGTGTAGAGACAACAGCGATGGGCGCTGCATATCTTGCTGGTCTGGCAGTCGGTTACTGGTCAAGTAAAGAGGATGTTATTAAAAACTGGGCAATCGACAAGACATTTGAGCCGCAGATCGATGCCGCAAAGAGAGAAGAAATGATCAAAGGCTGGAACAAAGCAGTCAAATATGCATACGGCTGGGCAAAGGAAGATTAA
- a CDS encoding MIP/aquaporin family protein, with protein sequence MLPYIAEFLGTMILIILGDGVVANVNLNKSGMKGGGTVQITFAWGLAVMLPAFIFGAASGASFNPALTLALAVDGSFDWAMVPGYIIAQFAGAFVGAVIVYLLFKGQFDATEDQATKLGVFCTAPSIPNMGQNIFSEAVGTFILVFAIKGMANVPGLTDGLGKFLVFGIIVSIGMSLGGLTGYAINPARDIGPRLAHAVLPIKGKGTSNWGYAVVPLVGPVIGAIVAVLLYGAIPW encoded by the coding sequence ATGTTACCATATATAGCAGAGTTTTTGGGAACTATGATTCTGATCATCTTAGGTGATGGAGTTGTTGCAAACGTAAATCTCAACAAATCTGGCATGAAGGGTGGAGGAACTGTCCAGATCACATTTGCATGGGGACTTGCGGTTATGCTGCCGGCATTTATTTTCGGAGCAGCATCGGGAGCATCGTTTAATCCGGCGCTGACGTTAGCACTTGCAGTTGACGGAAGTTTTGACTGGGCAATGGTTCCGGGATATATCATTGCACAGTTTGCAGGAGCGTTTGTTGGAGCGGTGATCGTATATCTTTTGTTTAAAGGACAGTTTGATGCAACAGAGGATCAGGCGACAAAACTTGGGGTGTTCTGTACAGCGCCTTCTATTCCGAACATGGGACAGAATATTTTCAGTGAGGCAGTTGGAACGTTTATCCTTGTATTTGCGATCAAAGGTATGGCAAATGTGCCGGGACTTACCGATGGACTTGGAAAGTTTCTTGTATTTGGAATCATTGTATCGATCGGTATGTCACTTGGTGGACTGACCGGATATGCGATCAATCCGGCAAGAGATATCGGACCGCGTCTTGCACATGCCGTTCTTCCGATTAAGGGAAAAGGAACATCCAACTGGGGATATGCAGTTGTTCCGCTGGTGGGACCGGTGATCGGAGCAATTGTTGCAGTACTGCTATATGGAGCAATTCCATGGTAG
- a CDS encoding TrkH family potassium uptake protein codes for MGKLERKLSSSQMIILGFAAVILLGALLLMLPVSSKGGEITPFLDCLLTSTSAVCVTGLVVYDTAAHWTVFGQAIIIVLIQIGGMGVITVAAAITMAAGKKISLMQRSTMQDAISAPQVGGIVRFTGFILKGIVIIELLGAAIMAPVFIGDYGFGEGLWMAVFHSISAFCNAGFDIVNDGILFNSLMGYAANPIINLAIMLLIIIGGLGFLTWRDICTNGIHIKRYRMQSKVILTVTSGLILIPTVYFFFFELAHLPFAERFWGALFQAVTPRTAGFNTVDLNAMSETGQMITSLLMIIGGAPGSTAGGMKVTTFAVMISVAAAVFQKRQNGCFFGRRIDDDTVKNAATVFFMYISLFLLGGIAISKLENLPLVTCLYESASAVGTVGLTLGITPELGAISKLILIAQMYIGRVGGLTLIFATLPATKNTLSKLPVEKISVG; via the coding sequence ATGGGGAAACTGGAACGTAAATTATCCTCCTCACAGATGATCATTCTCGGTTTTGCCGCTGTCATATTGTTGGGTGCGCTGCTTCTGATGCTGCCGGTATCCAGTAAAGGTGGAGAGATTACACCGTTTCTGGATTGTCTGCTGACATCGACTTCGGCGGTTTGTGTGACCGGACTTGTGGTTTATGATACGGCGGCACATTGGACAGTGTTTGGGCAGGCAATCATTATTGTGTTAATTCAAATCGGCGGCATGGGCGTTATCACAGTAGCTGCTGCGATTACAATGGCAGCAGGAAAGAAAATCTCCTTGATGCAAAGAAGCACAATGCAGGATGCAATTTCCGCACCGCAGGTTGGCGGCATTGTCCGATTCACTGGTTTCATCTTGAAAGGCATCGTAATTATTGAGCTTTTGGGCGCAGCGATCATGGCTCCTGTGTTCATCGGGGATTACGGATTTGGCGAAGGTCTTTGGATGGCAGTATTTCACTCTATCTCAGCCTTCTGTAATGCCGGTTTTGACATTGTAAATGATGGTATTCTGTTTAATTCTTTGATGGGATATGCTGCAAATCCAATTATCAATCTGGCAATCATGCTACTGATTATCATCGGCGGACTTGGATTTTTGACTTGGAGAGATATTTGCACCAACGGCATCCACATAAAGCGATACCGTATGCAAAGCAAAGTTATCCTTACTGTTACCTCAGGATTGATACTGATTCCAACGGTCTACTTCTTCTTTTTCGAACTGGCACATCTTCCGTTTGCAGAACGCTTTTGGGGAGCCTTGTTCCAAGCTGTTACGCCGAGAACAGCAGGCTTTAACACCGTGGACTTGAATGCAATGAGCGAAACTGGACAGATGATTACATCATTGTTGATGATCATCGGCGGTGCGCCCGGTTCTACGGCAGGAGGTATGAAAGTTACTACCTTTGCAGTAATGATATCTGTCGCAGCGGCAGTCTTTCAAAAACGTCAGAATGGTTGTTTCTTCGGGCGACGCATCGATGATGATACCGTAAAAAATGCGGCAACGGTGTTCTTTATGTATATTTCGTTATTTCTTCTTGGTGGCATAGCAATCAGTAAACTGGAAAATCTTCCGCTTGTAACTTGCCTGTATGAAAGTGCATCGGCGGTTGGCACAGTCGGTTTGACACTGGGTATCACACCGGAACTTGGGGCTATAAGCAAACTGATTCTGATTGCACAGATGTATATCGGCAGAGTTGGTGGGCTGACGCTGATCTTCGCTACACTGCCGGCAACAAAAAACACATTATCAAAACTCCCTGTCGAGAAAATCTCGGTAGGTTAA
- a CDS encoding O-antigen ligase family protein, which produces MDAKEELIFWLDDYTLEFSKLAAGYYYETEWGKADEMVEIPHANFHGLEYLGSGRLYIWSRILPMLKHYILKGSGPDTFAEVFPQNDYVGKMIYAESTGRIMERAHNDFLAHWVQTGLLSLLALLLFYVFLGIALAAV; this is translated from the coding sequence ATGGATGCAAAAGAAGAATTAATATTTTGGCTGGATGATTATACACTGGAATTTTCAAAACTTGCTGCGGGATATTATTATGAGACAGAATGGGGAAAAGCGGATGAGATGGTGGAAATACCGCATGCTAATTTCCACGGACTGGAATATTTAGGAAGCGGCCGCCTTTACATCTGGTCAAGGATACTCCCAATGTTAAAACATTATATCTTAAAAGGGAGCGGTCCGGACACCTTTGCAGAAGTGTTTCCGCAAAATGATTATGTTGGAAAGATGATCTATGCGGAGAGCACCGGCAGGATCATGGAGCGTGCGCACAATGATTTCCTCGCGCACTGGGTGCAGACAGGATTGCTGTCACTTCTTGCACTGCTGTTGTTTTATGTGTTCCTTGGAATCGCGCTTGCAGCGGTGTAA
- a CDS encoding calcium/sodium antiporter: protein MVAMMQSIALLMVGFVLLIKGADFFVEGSSSVARALRIPSMIVGLTIVAMGTSLPELAVSVTASVAGNNALAVSNVIGSNLFNLMFVCGACALFAPLIVQKDTLKKEIPVSVLCAVLLFVLGISGMEIGRTDGVILLLLFIGFLVWMVRSALKAHAASAEAEDPSGEYKIYPAWKCALYIVGGAVAIKFGGDFVVDGASAIAVKAGLSQNLIGLTIVAMGTSLPEFVTSVVAARKNEVDMAFGNVIGSNIFNILFILGVTAAISPVAFIMENVVDSILLVLVSILVWVFAWSRLHIEKKEGVVLLACYAGYLIYICTR, encoded by the coding sequence ATGGTGGCGATGATGCAGTCAATAGCTTTATTGATGGTGGGATTTGTTTTATTGATCAAAGGTGCAGATTTTTTTGTTGAGGGAAGTTCTTCCGTTGCAAGGGCGCTGCGGATTCCGTCTATGATTGTCGGACTCACGATCGTTGCAATGGGGACGAGCCTGCCGGAACTTGCTGTCAGTGTAACAGCTTCCGTTGCCGGTAACAATGCATTGGCAGTCAGCAATGTGATAGGTTCTAACCTTTTTAATTTAATGTTTGTATGCGGGGCATGTGCATTATTTGCACCGTTGATCGTACAGAAAGATACATTAAAAAAAGAAATACCAGTTTCTGTTCTGTGCGCGGTGCTTTTGTTTGTTCTGGGAATTTCCGGCATGGAGATAGGAAGAACAGATGGTGTGATATTGTTACTTCTTTTTATTGGATTTTTGGTATGGATGGTACGGTCAGCATTAAAAGCGCATGCGGCATCGGCAGAAGCAGAAGATCCTTCCGGTGAATATAAAATTTATCCTGCATGGAAATGTGCATTATATATTGTGGGTGGTGCAGTGGCTATTAAATTTGGCGGGGATTTTGTTGTAGATGGTGCGTCAGCGATTGCCGTAAAAGCCGGGTTAAGCCAGAATCTGATTGGACTTACGATCGTTGCAATGGGAACCAGCCTGCCGGAATTCGTCACCTCTGTGGTAGCTGCAAGAAAAAATGAAGTTGATATGGCATTTGGAAATGTGATCGGATCAAATATTTTTAATATTCTGTTTATTCTGGGAGTGACAGCAGCGATAAGTCCGGTAGCGTTTATTATGGAAAATGTGGTGGACAGTATACTTCTGGTGCTGGTAAGCATTCTTGTATGGGTGTTTGCATGGAGCAGGCTTCATATAGAGAAAAAAGAAGGTGTGGTGCTGCTTGCATGTTATGCAGGATATCTGATATATATCTGTACGAGATAA
- a CDS encoding glycerol-3-phosphate responsive antiterminator, which yields MNQNFYEAVVDNPIIAAVKNMEDVTECCKHDDIRVIFILFGDVCSIGSIVKTIRDAGKIAMVHMDLISGLSPKEIAVEFIKEQTKADGIISTKPSLIKKAKEMSMYTVLRVFLLDSMAFENIRQQQHMIKPDFIEVLPGVMPKIIAQISHSVKVPIIAGGLITDKEDVMGALSAGAMAVSSTNHKVWNM from the coding sequence ATGAATCAGAATTTTTATGAAGCAGTAGTGGATAATCCCATCATTGCAGCGGTAAAAAATATGGAAGATGTGACAGAATGCTGTAAGCATGATGATATCAGAGTCATATTTATTTTATTTGGAGATGTCTGTTCTATTGGATCAATTGTAAAGACGATCAGGGATGCAGGTAAGATTGCAATGGTGCATATGGATCTCATCAGTGGTTTAAGTCCAAAGGAGATTGCAGTTGAATTTATTAAAGAACAGACCAAAGCGGATGGAATTATTTCCACGAAGCCGTCACTGATCAAAAAAGCAAAAGAAATGTCTATGTATACAGTACTTCGTGTATTTTTACTGGATTCGATGGCATTTGAAAATATCAGGCAGCAACAGCACATGATAAAACCAGATTTTATCGAGGTACTTCCGGGAGTAATGCCAAAGATCATTGCACAGATCAGTCATTCGGTAAAAGTACCCATTATTGCGGGAGGGCTGATCACAGATAAAGAAGACGTGATGGGAGCATTGTCAGCGGGTGCGATGGCGGTATCATCCACAAACCATAAAGTCTGGAATATGTAG